Proteins encoded in a region of the Flammeovirga yaeyamensis genome:
- a CDS encoding DUF2795 domain-containing protein, with protein sequence MYWTLELASYLEDAPWPATKDELIDFSDRTGAPVEVIENLQELEDDGEPYESIEEIWPDYPTKDDFFFNEDEY encoded by the coding sequence ATGTACTGGACACTAGAATTAGCATCATACTTAGAAGATGCACCATGGCCTGCAACAAAAGACGAATTAATTGATTTTTCTGACCGTACGGGTGCACCTGTTGAAGTAATTGAGAACCTTCAAGAGTTGGAGGATGATGGTGAGCCATACGAAAGCATCGAGGAAATTTGGCCTGATTATCCTACAAAGGATGATTTCTTCTTTAACGAAGACGAATATTAA
- a CDS encoding 2-C-methyl-D-erythritol 4-phosphate cytidylyltransferase, with amino-acid sequence MKKYSIIVAGGKGLRMGSELPKQFIELKGLPILMHTINKFHEADSSIQIIVSLPKDQLNFWSELIEKHQFTTPHQVVTGGDSRYQSVDNALQYISTSDCLIAIHDGVRPLVSTEVILKSYTCAEEYGAAIPTVDLKESIREVNQEGNFAKDRSSFKLVQTPQTFRGDVILSSFENGYQEVFTDDASVAEFSQHKMHLFDGNYENIKVTTPEDLKLGEVLC; translated from the coding sequence ATGAAAAAATATAGCATTATAGTCGCCGGTGGAAAAGGATTAAGAATGGGAAGTGAGTTACCAAAACAGTTTATCGAACTAAAGGGCTTACCTATTTTAATGCATACCATCAATAAGTTTCATGAGGCAGATTCGTCGATACAGATTATTGTTTCCCTTCCTAAAGATCAACTTAACTTTTGGAGTGAGTTAATCGAAAAACATCAATTCACTACTCCTCATCAGGTAGTAACTGGAGGCGATAGTAGATACCAATCTGTAGACAATGCTTTACAATATATTTCTACATCAGATTGCCTAATTGCTATTCATGATGGCGTTAGACCTTTAGTAAGCACAGAGGTAATTTTAAAGAGCTATACATGTGCGGAGGAATATGGTGCTGCAATTCCTACAGTTGATTTAAAAGAATCTATTCGTGAAGTGAATCAAGAAGGAAACTTCGCCAAAGATAGAAGCAGTTTTAAATTAGTGCAGACTCCTCAAACTTTTAGAGGTGATGTGATTTTATCGTCTTTCGAAAATGGATATCAAGAAGTCTTTACTGATGATGCAAGCGTAGCAGAATTTAGTCAGCATAAGATGCATCTATTTGATGGTAACTATGAGAATATCAAAGTAACCACTCCAGAAGATTTGAAATTGGGAGAAGTGTTATGCTAA